The following proteins come from a genomic window of Salvia hispanica cultivar TCC Black 2014 chromosome 4, UniMelb_Shisp_WGS_1.0, whole genome shotgun sequence:
- the LOC125223792 gene encoding 2-alkenal reductase (NADP(+)-dependent)-like — translation MAKKVSNKQIIFKDYIQGFPKESDMILKTSIIKLKVPDNCNNAVLVKNLYLSCDPYMRSRMSKIDDNYVPIFTPSEPMSGEGVAKVVDSSHPDFRKGDLVTAITGWEEYTLIKSTQTHFIRKIHHTNVPLSYYIGILGMPGMTAYTGFYELSKPQQGDMVFVSAASGAVGQLVGQFAKLSGCYVVGSAGTKDKVDLLKTKFGFNDAFNYKEETDLNAALKRCFPQGIDIYFDNVGGEMLDAVLPNMKLNGRIATCGMISQYNLKQGEGVRNLLCIMAKQIRMQGFLVYHYRHLYPKLFDLVAPLLEEGEIAYVEDVAEGLERAPAALIGLFSGRNVGKQLVRVASD, via the exons atggCTAAGAAAGTGAGCAACAAACAGATAATATTCAAAGATTACATTCAAGGCTTCCCAAAAGAATCAGACATGATCCTCAAAACCTCCATTATCAAACTCAAAGTGCCCGACAACTGCAACAATGCCGTTTTGGTGAAGAATCTCTACTTGTCCTGCGATCCCTACATGCGCAGCCGCATGAGCAAAATCGACGACAACTATGTTCCCATCTTCACCCCTTCCGAG CCGATGAGCGGAGAAGGAGTGGCGAAAGTGGTGGATTCTTCTCATCCCGATTTCAGGAAAGGAGACTTGGTGACTGCCATAACCGGATGGGAAGAATACACTCTTATCAAATCCACACAAACACACTTCATTCGAAAAATCCACCACACCAATGTGCCTCTTTCCTACTACATTGGGATTCTTG GTATGCCTGGGATGACTGCTTACACTGGTTTTTATGAGCTATCGAAACCACAACAAGGCGACATGGTGTTTGTTTCGGCTGCATCGGGAGCTGTTGGGCAGCTTGTTGGCCAGTTTGCGAAGCTTTCCGGCTGCTACGTCGTCGGAAGTGCAGGCACCAAAGACAAG GTGGATCTCCTCAAAACCAAATTCGGTTTCAACGACGCATTCAACTATAAAGAAGAAACTGATCTAAATGCAGCTCTGAAGAGGTGTTTCCCTCAAGGGATAGACATATACTTCGACAACGTCGGAGGGGAGATGCTCGACGCGGTGCTTCCGAACATGAAATTGAACGGTCGGATCGCGACTTGCGGGATGATATCGCAGTACAACCTCAAACAGGGCGAGGGCGTGAGAAACTTGCTATGCATCATGGCCAAGCAGATCAGGATGCAGGGGTTTCTTGTTTATCACTACCGCCATCTCTATCCGAAGCTGTTCGATTTAGTCGCGCCGCTTTTGGAGGAAGGCGAGATTGCGTACGTGGAGGACGTCGCGGAAGGGCTTGAGAGGGCGCCCGCTGCGTTGATCGGCCTCTTCTCGGGCCGCAACGTCGGGAAGCAGCTCGTGCGTGTTGCTTCGGACTAG
- the LOC125219321 gene encoding 2-alkenal reductase (NADP(+)-dependent)-like — protein MGEEEEVSNTQIIFNGYIDGFPTESAMTVKASTIKLKVPNSCSDAVLVKTLYLSCDPYMRSRMSKIDDNYIPIFTPGLPILGNGVAKVVDSSNPNYKKGELICGMFGWEEYSLVKSTDILLKIEHTDVPLSYYTGLVGWAGISAYIGMYEISCPKKGESVFISAASGAVGQLAGQFAKLLGCYVVGSAGSKEKVDLLKNKFGLDDAFNYKEETDLNAALKRYFPQGIDMYFDNVGGEMLDVVLLNMNLNGRIIACGMISQYNLKEPQGVRNLFKVVTKQIRMQGFFAPSYVHLFPKFLDFVIPLVREGKIAYVEDIAQGLERAPAALIGLFSGRNLGKQLVCVASE, from the exons atgggtgaggaagaggaagtgagcaacacacaaataatattCAATGGTTACATAGATGGATTTCCGACAGAATCAGCAATGACAGTGAAAGCCTCCACTATCAAACTCAAGGTGCCCAACAGCTGCAGCGACGCCGTTTTGGTGAAGACTCTCTACTTATCCTGCGACCCTTACATGCGCAGCCGCATGAGCAAAATCGACGACAACTATATTCCCATTTTTACACCTGGCTTG CCAATACTAGGAAATGGAGTGGCCAAAGTAGTGGATTCTTCAAATCCCAACTACAAGAAAGGTGAGTTGATTTGTGGAATGTTTGGATGGGAAGAATACAGTCTTGTGAAATCCACCGACATTCTTTTAAAGATTGAGCACACAGATGTTCCTCTCTCCTACTACACTGGACTTGTTG GGTGGGCTGGAATATCTGCTTATATTGGTATGTATGAAATATCATGTCCAAAAAAGGGAGAAAGTGTATTCATTTCTGCTGCTTCTGGGGCTGTTGGTCAGCTTGCTGGTCAGTTTGCTAAGCTCTTGGGCTGCTATGTTGTTGGAAGTGCTGGATCAAAAGAAAAG GTGGATCTTTTGAAGAACAAATTCGGGTTGGATGatgcatttaattataaagagGAAACTGATCTAAATGCAGCCTTAAAGAG GTATTTCCCACAAGGGATCGACATGTACTTCGATAACGTGGGAGGGGAGATGCTCGATGTTGTGCTTTTGAACATGAATCTCAATGGTCGAATCATAGCATGTGGAATGATCTCACAGTACAACCTTAAAGAGCCACAAGGTGTCCGAAACTTGTTCAAAGTTGTGACAAAACAAATCCGAATGCAAGGGTTTTTTGCTCCTAGCTACGTGCATCTCTTTCCGAAGTTTCTCGATTTTGTGATTCCCCTAGTTAGGGAAGGAAAGATAGCATATGTCGAAGACATCGCCCAAGGGCTTGAGAGAGCGCCGGCTGCCTTGATAGGACTCTTCTCTGGCCGCAACCTTGGCAAGCAGCTTGTGTGCGTTGCGTCCGAGTAG